Proteins found in one Tsukamurella paurometabola DSM 20162 genomic segment:
- a CDS encoding CgeB family protein — translation MRILFAGDNWYGSNARSLADGFRAAGHEVVVVDTTAVTVPTRGTSAWWYAKRTGERSPATVDRVHRELVECVAALRPDLLFCYKTVHLDQARLLSLPVPVKVHYSADDVTNPYNTTPAYLEREAEWDAVITTKAHNVPELDARGVRRVIHVFSAYDPAWHRPVARRGPVRYAAGFIGAMRPDRTEFLIHLAGELGDRFYLAGPGWRRNLGARTSGARIAGPQYGEELSAAIATIGANLVLLNSDNRDTHTCRTFEVPAAAGLVVGERTVEHEALFDDGREAYLFDSHEELAEILRRCTAAPDEAAAVAARGHRRIVDGGHTYRDRAEQIHAALG, via the coding sequence ATGAGGATCCTCTTCGCGGGCGACAACTGGTACGGCAGCAATGCTCGTTCCCTCGCCGATGGCTTCCGGGCTGCGGGCCATGAGGTCGTCGTCGTCGACACCACCGCCGTGACCGTGCCGACGCGCGGCACGTCGGCGTGGTGGTACGCCAAACGCACCGGCGAGCGATCGCCGGCCACCGTCGACCGGGTGCATCGCGAGTTGGTGGAATGCGTTGCTGCCCTGCGTCCCGACCTCCTGTTCTGCTACAAGACGGTGCATCTCGATCAGGCCCGGCTCCTGTCCCTGCCGGTGCCGGTCAAGGTGCACTACAGCGCGGACGATGTGACCAATCCGTACAACACCACGCCGGCCTACCTCGAACGCGAGGCCGAGTGGGACGCGGTGATCACCACCAAGGCGCACAACGTGCCCGAGCTGGACGCCCGTGGCGTGCGCCGGGTGATCCACGTCTTCAGTGCCTACGACCCCGCCTGGCACCGCCCCGTGGCGCGGCGCGGCCCCGTCCGGTACGCCGCGGGATTCATCGGAGCGATGCGGCCCGACCGCACCGAATTCCTGATCCACCTAGCGGGCGAACTCGGTGACCGGTTCTACCTGGCGGGCCCCGGCTGGCGTCGGAACCTCGGAGCCAGGACCAGTGGCGCCCGGATCGCCGGCCCGCAGTACGGCGAGGAACTTTCGGCCGCGATCGCCACGATCGGCGCCAACCTCGTGCTCCTCAACTCGGATAACCGCGACACCCACACCTGCCGGACCTTCGAGGTCCCCGCGGCCGCCGGACTCGTCGTGGGCGAGCGCACCGTCGAGCACGAGGCGCTGTTCGACGACGGCCGGGAGGCCTACCTCTTCGACAGTCACGAGGAACTCGCCGAGATCCTGCGTCGCTGCACCGCAGCTCCCGACGAGGCCGCCGCGGTCGCCGCGCGCGGCCACCGCAGAATCGTCGACGGCGGCCACACCTATCGCGATCGGGCGGAACAGATCCATGCCGCCCTGGGTTGA
- a CDS encoding Wzz/FepE/Etk N-terminal domain-containing protein: MTLRDATQFARRGWWLVVICAVAGTVLGVGYAQSRPVVYTATAQSYVVVNNSGTSGGDMYNSVQAAQARMATYAELGTSPKITAEVAKALQLTMSPEEIAAQVKVTFAPGTLLLQFTATHPSDVIAQGLAGETARQLAREVSELELPRPGLPPWVRLLPVTDGSGAVASVAPVSKYGAAGLAVGVLLGCAAAFVLIRLRPRVATAGELGDDLGVPVVGAENGVAVRDTVVAAAGAASAETGVSILVSAVEGDAWPMAQTLAEDLADTDSAVLLIDCRAVGPASAAPASAGEASEGAEPSLRAALAAGVDGAQSLSRTLVPEAGTLTVLPSGARSGDAPDSTVSDRLLSPRAHDVVRTLGAGFDYVILGGVPAESPARLGESVRLVVARLGTRSPDGYRRALGMNEPSRAGHTVVAAQSNPWWQRLPIGTKA, from the coding sequence GTGACGCTCCGTGACGCCACCCAGTTCGCGCGGCGCGGGTGGTGGCTCGTCGTGATCTGCGCGGTCGCCGGAACGGTGCTCGGCGTCGGGTACGCGCAGTCCAGGCCCGTGGTGTACACCGCGACGGCACAGTCCTACGTGGTGGTGAACAACTCCGGGACCTCGGGCGGCGACATGTACAACTCCGTCCAGGCCGCTCAGGCCCGGATGGCCACCTACGCCGAACTCGGTACCTCCCCGAAGATCACCGCCGAGGTCGCCAAAGCGCTGCAGCTGACGATGAGTCCGGAGGAGATCGCCGCCCAGGTGAAGGTGACCTTCGCCCCGGGGACGTTGTTGCTGCAGTTCACGGCGACCCACCCGTCCGACGTGATCGCGCAGGGGCTGGCGGGGGAGACCGCACGCCAACTGGCTCGCGAGGTGTCCGAACTCGAACTCCCCAGGCCCGGGTTGCCGCCGTGGGTGCGGCTGCTCCCCGTGACGGACGGATCCGGGGCCGTCGCATCGGTTGCCCCGGTGTCGAAGTACGGCGCCGCGGGTCTCGCGGTCGGTGTCCTCCTGGGGTGCGCCGCGGCCTTCGTCCTGATCAGGCTTCGTCCGCGCGTCGCGACGGCCGGCGAACTGGGCGACGACCTCGGCGTCCCGGTCGTGGGCGCCGAGAACGGCGTCGCGGTGCGCGATACCGTCGTCGCGGCCGCCGGTGCCGCCTCGGCGGAGACCGGTGTGTCGATTCTGGTGTCGGCGGTCGAGGGTGACGCCTGGCCGATGGCGCAGACCCTCGCCGAGGATCTGGCCGACACCGATTCCGCAGTGCTGCTGATCGACTGTCGCGCGGTGGGACCCGCGTCCGCCGCCCCGGCGTCGGCGGGCGAGGCGTCGGAGGGAGCGGAGCCGAGCCTGCGCGCTGCGTTGGCCGCGGGCGTCGACGGCGCTCAGAGTCTTTCCCGGACCCTGGTGCCGGAGGCGGGCACGTTGACGGTGCTCCCGTCCGGGGCTCGCTCCGGGGACGCACCGGATTCGACGGTGTCCGATCGCCTCCTGTCACCGCGCGCGCACGACGTGGTGCGCACGCTCGGCGCGGGCTTCGACTACGTGATCCTCGGCGGCGTGCCGGCGGAATCCCCGGCGCGGTTGGGCGAGAGCGTGCGCCTGGTGGTGGCGCGCCTGGGCACGCGATCGCCGGACGGGTACCGCCGGGCCCTCGGGATGAACGAGCCCTCCCGGGCCGGGCACACCGTCGTCGCGGCGCAGTCGAACCCCTGGTGGCAGCGGCTTCCGATCGGAACCAAGGCGTGA
- a CDS encoding glycosyl hydrolase family 28-related protein, whose amino-acid sequence MSEREAQGRAGALSRRLLLGLGVGAAATTAAACRSSAEPPTPVDPGPDGRISIASYGAVGDGKADATAAFDAAVRAAAGRAPIYVPPGAYRVSRFPDLPDFTTIIGAGADLSTVVYDGDGTLITLRDKHRVPFSRMGFHLTGPNGTAVQLANSFRCSFDAVTLRGEHNAETAPRFHGQRGVVMEENTGGTSFINSDINNFGVGITTKCIQNYVTACKFTNNRISILGTGADNNAGLSLTNVELVGTGDPRVTEMHIRVEGAANDWFLTNCWFEGCDTGLAIGDANGGPAQLGLVNVKIGARKVGIDLRYCRQPYLANVAFDTDTATTAPPIPVQIDGTGCPQGTAVNLISGAAEDLPLSLFPEGWIVQGRYGVGGSTVLGPMLMRAPTVADSPAAGPVIRSDDGSYWQLVVDARGALSTKPLGSKPPR is encoded by the coding sequence ATGAGTGAGAGGGAGGCCCAAGGGCGTGCAGGGGCTCTGAGCCGGCGCCTCCTCCTGGGCCTGGGGGTTGGTGCGGCCGCGACGACCGCCGCTGCCTGTCGCTCGTCCGCCGAGCCCCCGACCCCCGTGGACCCCGGGCCCGACGGCCGGATCAGCATCGCCTCCTACGGGGCGGTCGGTGACGGGAAGGCCGATGCCACCGCCGCTTTCGATGCGGCGGTCCGCGCGGCTGCGGGCAGGGCCCCCATCTACGTACCGCCCGGCGCCTACCGCGTGTCCCGCTTTCCCGACCTCCCCGATTTCACGACGATCATCGGCGCCGGTGCCGACCTCAGCACGGTGGTGTACGACGGCGACGGCACGCTCATCACCCTCCGAGACAAGCACCGCGTCCCCTTCTCCCGCATGGGATTCCATCTGACCGGACCGAATGGGACGGCGGTGCAGCTCGCGAACTCGTTCCGCTGCTCCTTCGACGCGGTGACGCTCCGTGGAGAACACAACGCCGAGACCGCGCCGCGCTTCCACGGCCAACGCGGCGTGGTGATGGAGGAGAACACCGGCGGCACCAGTTTCATCAACTCCGATATCAACAACTTCGGGGTGGGCATCACCACGAAGTGCATTCAGAACTACGTCACCGCGTGCAAGTTCACTAACAACCGCATCAGCATCCTCGGGACGGGCGCAGACAACAACGCCGGACTCTCGCTCACCAACGTCGAGCTCGTGGGCACCGGTGACCCGCGGGTCACCGAGATGCACATCCGGGTGGAAGGCGCCGCGAACGACTGGTTCCTCACCAACTGTTGGTTCGAGGGCTGCGACACCGGCCTGGCCATCGGCGACGCCAACGGCGGACCGGCCCAGCTGGGCCTGGTGAACGTCAAGATCGGTGCCCGGAAGGTGGGGATCGATCTCAGGTACTGCCGGCAGCCATACCTCGCGAACGTCGCCTTCGATACCGATACCGCCACGACCGCGCCCCCGATCCCAGTGCAGATCGACGGCACGGGCTGCCCGCAGGGTACTGCCGTCAACCTGATCTCGGGAGCGGCCGAGGACCTCCCGTTGTCCCTCTTCCCGGAGGGATGGATCGTGCAAGGCCGCTACGGCGTCGGTGGTAGCACCGTGCTCGGTCCGATGCTGATGCGTGCGCCCACCGTCGCCGACTCACCGGCGGCCGGACCGGTGATTCGCAGCGATGACGGGTCCTACTGGCAGCTTGTCGTCGATGCCCGGGGAGCGCTCAGCACGAAGCCGCTCGGCTCGAAGCCCCCACGATGA